Proteins co-encoded in one Hyphomicrobiales bacterium genomic window:
- the odhB gene encoding 2-oxoglutarate dehydrogenase complex dihydrolipoyllysine-residue succinyltransferase codes for MSNEIRVPTLGESVSEATIGQWHKKVGDAVRKDEPIVELETDKVTLDVPASATGVLAETIIMEGETVAVGALLGTIAEGEASGASPETAAQPVVAAVETNESSKGGSMIEVVAPSAGESVTEADIGSLYVKVGDVVNADDALFELETDKAALEVVSPVSGKIAQILHEEGATIAPGDVVLLIEEGAAGDAPAAPAASAPAPAAAAPAPVAAGTDMPPAPSAAKMMAENNVDAGSVAGSGKRGQVLKGDVMDAMASGASSSAPAAAAAPRGPVSADDEVREERVKMTRLRQTIARRLKDAQNSAAMLTTYNEVDMKPVMDLRKQYKDLFEKKHGVKLGFMGFFAKAVCHALKEIPAVNAEIDGKDIVYKNFAHIGVAVGTPKGLVVPVVRDADEMSIAEIEKEIGRLGAAGRDGKLGMDDMQGGTFTISNGGVYGSLMSSPILNAPQSGILGMHKIQERPVVVGGEIVIRPMMYLALSYDHRIVDGKEAVTFLVRVKESLEDPQRLVLDL; via the coding sequence ATGTCAAATGAAATCCGAGTGCCGACGCTCGGTGAGTCCGTAAGTGAAGCAACGATCGGGCAATGGCACAAAAAAGTTGGTGATGCGGTCCGAAAGGATGAGCCAATTGTAGAGCTGGAAACAGACAAGGTAACTCTTGATGTGCCAGCTTCTGCAACGGGCGTGTTAGCAGAAACCATAATTATGGAGGGCGAAACGGTTGCCGTTGGTGCCCTTCTTGGAACAATTGCAGAGGGTGAGGCAAGCGGCGCATCACCTGAAACGGCTGCTCAACCAGTAGTGGCCGCAGTCGAAACAAATGAAAGCTCCAAAGGGGGATCTATGATTGAAGTGGTTGCGCCAAGTGCTGGCGAATCTGTCACAGAGGCTGATATCGGTTCTTTGTACGTAAAAGTGGGTGATGTCGTGAACGCAGATGATGCGTTGTTCGAACTTGAAACAGACAAAGCAGCTCTTGAAGTTGTCTCTCCTGTTTCTGGCAAGATAGCCCAAATTCTCCATGAAGAAGGTGCGACTATTGCGCCAGGCGATGTGGTTCTTCTGATCGAAGAAGGGGCTGCTGGCGATGCGCCTGCTGCACCTGCTGCAAGCGCGCCAGCTCCTGCTGCCGCTGCTCCTGCCCCAGTTGCTGCGGGTACAGATATGCCGCCGGCACCTTCTGCTGCAAAGATGATGGCTGAAAACAATGTTGATGCTGGTTCTGTTGCAGGTTCCGGCAAACGCGGTCAGGTTCTTAAAGGCGACGTGATGGATGCGATGGCATCTGGCGCTTCTTCGTCTGCTCCTGCGGCTGCTGCTGCACCGCGCGGTCCTGTTTCTGCTGATGACGAAGTACGTGAAGAACGCGTGAAAATGACACGTCTTCGCCAGACAATTGCTCGTCGTTTGAAAGACGCACAAAACTCCGCTGCCATGCTCACCACTTACAACGAAGTGGACATGAAGCCTGTGATGGATCTTCGCAAACAGTACAAAGACCTGTTTGAGAAAAAGCACGGCGTGAAGCTTGGCTTTATGGGTTTCTTCGCAAAAGCTGTTTGTCATGCGTTGAAAGAAATTCCAGCAGTGAATGCTGAGATTGACGGCAAAGACATCGTCTACAAAAACTTTGCTCACATCGGTGTTGCTGTTGGCACACCGAAGGGTCTTGTTGTGCCAGTGGTGCGCGATGCTGACGAAATGTCGATTGCTGAGATCGAAAAAGAAATCGGTCGCCTCGGTGCTGCCGGTCGTGATGGCAAGCTTGGTATGGATGACATGCAGGGCGGTACATTCACCATTTCAAATGGTGGTGTTTATGGCTCACTCATGTCTTCGCCGATCTTGAACGCACCGCAGTCTGGTATTTTGGGCATGCACAAAATTCAAGAACGTCCGGTTGTTGTTGGTGGCGAGATTGTTATTCGCCCAATGATGTATCTAGCGCTTTCATACGATCACCGCATCGTAGACGGCAAAGAGGCGGTTACTTTCCTCGTGCGCGTTAAAGAGAGCCTTGAAGACCCACAACGCCTCGTTCTTGATCTCTAA
- a CDS encoding DMT family transporter produces MSGIVFVAVIGAALLHACWNALVKSGADKTLSMGAVIIGHLPIALVLIPFVPLPTMESLPYIAAGIVLHFGYQMFLLKSYQTGDLTQVYPIARGSAPLVVALVSVLLLEVHLEGLEILAITIIGTGIISLALVRHSDGRRNKHAAMLALVTGLFIASYSLVDGLGARLAGTALGYYSWLSVANGMAMIAYLRLKSPETLRAIPTKGMRIMVLGGGGSFIAYAIVTWAFTQAPIALVTALRETSIIFALLIGVFFLKERLNLIKVFSTFATMLGAILLRFARS; encoded by the coding sequence ATGAGCGGCATTGTCTTTGTGGCCGTTATAGGTGCCGCCCTCCTTCATGCCTGCTGGAATGCGCTGGTTAAAAGTGGGGCGGATAAAACGCTCAGCATGGGTGCCGTCATCATCGGCCATTTGCCAATTGCTTTAGTGCTCATTCCTTTCGTCCCTCTGCCAACAATGGAAAGCTTGCCTTATATAGCCGCGGGCATCGTGCTTCATTTTGGCTACCAGATGTTTTTGCTAAAGTCCTATCAAACCGGCGACCTCACCCAAGTCTATCCCATCGCCAGAGGCTCCGCGCCCCTCGTTGTTGCCTTGGTGTCTGTCTTGTTGCTTGAGGTTCACCTTGAGGGCTTAGAGATTCTTGCAATCACGATAATTGGCACGGGTATTATTAGCTTGGCTTTGGTCCGCCACTCTGACGGCCGGCGCAATAAACACGCAGCCATGCTGGCGTTGGTGACGGGATTATTCATCGCGTCCTATTCACTGGTTGATGGCCTCGGCGCACGGTTAGCTGGAACCGCACTTGGTTATTACAGCTGGCTCTCAGTTGCGAACGGAATGGCGATGATTGCCTATCTTCGCCTTAAATCACCTGAAACATTGCGAGCAATACCAACCAAAGGCATGCGCATCATGGTGCTGGGCGGAGGCGGATCGTTCATCGCTTACGCCATTGTCACATGGGCTTTCACACAAGCTCCGATCGCCTTGGTAACAGCACTTCGCGAAACCAGTATTATCTTCGCCCTACTAATCGGCGTATTTTTCCTGAAAGAACGACTAAACCTGATCAAAGTCTTTTCAACCTTCGCAACAATGCTCGGCGCGATCTTGCTGCGCTTTGCGCGGTCTTGA
- a CDS encoding FMN-binding negative transcriptional regulator produces MFQPAIFQEDRLDVMHGLMRTHPFATLISSATGELTADHVPLVLHDEEGEFGILRGHIAAGNPLFTKTEGALDVLGVFQGPQTYITPSWYASKQEHGKVVPTWNYTVVHARGALTFIREENWLLRHLHDLTQQHEGHRQNPWAVSDAPEDFVKRQLRGLVGFEIQVTSIEGTWKVSQNKSDADKAGVTSGLLDENTSNANEISRSVTERSQ; encoded by the coding sequence ATGTTTCAACCTGCCATATTCCAAGAAGACCGCCTTGATGTGATGCATGGTCTTATGCGCACTCATCCGTTCGCGACGCTTATTTCCTCGGCAACAGGGGAATTGACGGCAGATCATGTTCCGTTGGTTTTGCATGATGAAGAAGGTGAGTTTGGTATCTTGCGCGGACATATCGCGGCAGGCAATCCGCTTTTCACAAAGACCGAAGGGGCACTCGATGTGCTGGGTGTTTTTCAAGGTCCGCAAACCTACATCACCCCCTCATGGTACGCCTCAAAACAAGAGCATGGCAAAGTGGTGCCGACATGGAACTATACCGTGGTTCATGCCCGTGGTGCCCTTACCTTCATCCGTGAGGAGAACTGGTTATTGCGCCATCTGCATGACCTTACCCAACAGCACGAAGGCCATCGCCAAAACCCATGGGCTGTATCAGACGCGCCGGAAGATTTTGTAAAACGACAATTGCGCGGGCTTGTTGGGTTTGAAATCCAAGTGACCAGCATCGAGGGCACATGGAAAGTAAGCCAGAATAAAAGTGATGCGGATAAAGCCGGCGTAACGTCAGGCCTCTTGGATGAAAACACGTCCAATGCCAATGAAATTTCAAGATCTGTGACCGAGCGCTCTCAATGA
- the lpdA gene encoding dihydrolipoyl dehydrogenase, translating to MYDLVVIGTGPGGYVCAIKAAQLGLKVAVVEKRETFGGTCLNVGCIPSKALLHASEMFSEAGQNFESLGIKVGKPELDLKQMMAHKDGVVDANVSGVAYLFKKNNIDTYIGWGSIEAAGKVKVSSDSGVTQIVETKNIVIATGSDVAGIPGLDIDVDEKTIVSSTGALVLEKVPAKVVVVGGGVIGLELGSVWARLGAEVTVVEYMGKILGPMDSEVSKKFLSMLKKQGLSFQLSAKVTDVQKNDNGATVTYEPVAGGDAVNLDADIVLISTGRVPYTDGLGLEAAGIATERGRVVIDHGYKTNVDGIYAIGDVVAGPMLAHKAEDEGMAVAEILSGQHGHVNYDVIPSVVYTMPEVASVGKTEDELKAEGVAYNKGNFPFTANGRARAMHATDGFVKILADKATDRVLGVHIVGLGAGEMIHEAAVLMEFGGSSEDLGRTCHAHPTMSEAVREAALATFAKPIHI from the coding sequence ATGTATGATCTTGTCGTAATTGGTACAGGCCCGGGTGGTTATGTTTGTGCGATTAAAGCAGCGCAACTTGGACTAAAAGTTGCCGTTGTTGAAAAGCGTGAAACCTTTGGCGGTACCTGCCTCAATGTTGGCTGTATCCCTTCTAAAGCGCTTTTGCATGCTTCTGAAATGTTTTCAGAAGCGGGCCAAAACTTTGAAAGCCTCGGCATTAAAGTTGGCAAGCCTGAACTCGATCTCAAGCAGATGATGGCGCATAAAGATGGCGTTGTTGATGCCAATGTTTCAGGCGTTGCTTATCTGTTTAAGAAGAACAACATCGATACTTATATCGGTTGGGGTTCTATTGAAGCTGCAGGCAAGGTGAAAGTATCATCTGATAGCGGCGTGACACAGATTGTCGAAACAAAGAACATTGTGATTGCGACAGGTTCTGATGTGGCTGGTATTCCAGGTCTTGATATCGATGTGGATGAGAAAACCATCGTTTCATCAACGGGCGCTTTGGTGCTTGAGAAGGTGCCTGCGAAAGTTGTCGTTGTTGGCGGCGGTGTGATTGGCCTTGAGCTTGGTTCTGTATGGGCTCGTCTTGGTGCTGAAGTAACCGTGGTTGAGTACATGGGCAAAATTCTTGGCCCAATGGACAGCGAAGTCTCTAAGAAGTTCTTGTCCATGCTGAAGAAGCAGGGCCTTTCTTTCCAACTGTCAGCCAAAGTGACAGACGTTCAAAAGAACGACAACGGTGCAACGGTTACTTATGAACCGGTTGCTGGTGGCGATGCTGTGAACTTGGACGCTGACATCGTGCTGATCTCTACTGGTCGCGTGCCTTACACCGATGGACTTGGTCTTGAAGCTGCAGGTATTGCAACTGAACGTGGCCGCGTTGTTATCGACCATGGTTATAAAACCAACGTTGATGGCATCTACGCAATTGGTGATGTTGTCGCTGGCCCAATGCTTGCGCATAAAGCGGAAGACGAAGGTATGGCGGTTGCTGAAATTCTTTCAGGCCAACATGGTCATGTGAATTATGATGTGATCCCAAGTGTTGTCTACACCATGCCAGAAGTGGCCTCCGTTGGTAAAACTGAGGACGAGCTAAAAGCAGAAGGTGTTGCTTATAACAAAGGCAACTTCCCGTTCACTGCCAATGGCCGCGCGCGCGCAATGCATGCGACAGATGGTTTTGTGAAAATTCTGGCAGACAAAGCCACAGACCGTGTTCTTGGTGTTCACATCGTTGGCCTTGGCGCTGGCGAAATGATCCACGAAGCAGCCGTACTGATGGAATTTGGCGGAAGCTCAGAAGATTTGGGTCGTACATGCCACGCTCACCCAACAATGTCAGAAGCTGTGCGTGAAGCAGCCTTGGCAACATTCGCAAAGCCGATCCATATCTAG